A window of the Tursiops truncatus isolate mTurTru1 chromosome 14, mTurTru1.mat.Y, whole genome shotgun sequence genome harbors these coding sequences:
- the C1GALT1C1L gene encoding LOW QUALITY PROTEIN: C1GALT1-specific chaperone 1-like protein (The sequence of the model RefSeq protein was modified relative to this genomic sequence to represent the inferred CDS: inserted 6 bases in 4 codons; substituted 1 base at 1 genomic stop codon), translated as MMERCTVSFFKGTLVGRICCVLITMFGPITIRHXDKTQDHEHHHLHPPNTKDFLNISEVERMELSKSICIYSTILVEPNDEYYWAVLKETXAKHCDKTERYSTKNDGLFKIKNDMWTQIRKRYKYVFGKHGNNDNWFFPPHPTTFTVIENXKYLLFTRDASQPFYLSHTITSGDLEYVTMGEEIVLSIEXMKRLNRLLNKSEKCADQSVIWKLSEDKQLAVCLKYAGVLAENAEDSEGRTLFINTKXTACLIQETMSSNPQQVAEACCSDMAITFNGLTPKKMIVMMDGVCQLRAFGHYFNDTLISLPSNGSENDRGLGNNRTVLSRSA; from the exons ATGATGGAAAGA TGtactgtatcattttttaagggTACACTGGTTGGGAGAATTTGCTGTGTTTTGATAACTATGTTTGGGCCAATTACCATTCGACA AGATAAAACTCAAGACCATGAGCATCATCACCTTCACCCACCTAACacaaaagatttcttaaacatttcagaAGTGGAACGCATGGAGCTCAGTAAAAGTATCTGTATTTACTCTACCATCCTTGTAGAACCCAATGATGAGTATTATTGGGCTGTACTGAAAGAGACTTAGGCCAAACACTGTGACAAAACAGAGCGCTACAGTACTAAAAATGATGGTTTGTTTAAGATAAAAAATGACATGTGGACACAGATAAGGAAAAGGTACAAATATGTCTTTGGGAAGCACGGCAACAATGACAACTGGTTCTTTCCTCCACATCCCACTACATTTACTGTCATTGAAAA AAAGTATCTTCTGTTTACTAGGGATGCATCACAACCTTTCTATCTGAGCCACACTATAACATCTGGTGACCTTGAATATGTGACTATGGGAGAAGAAATTGTTTTAAGTATAG CTATGAAAAGACTTAACAGACTTCTGAATAAGTCTGAAAAGTGTGCAGATCAAAGTGTGATTTGGAAGTTATCTGAAGATAAGCAACTGGCAGTCTGCCTGAAATATGCAGGAGTTCTTGCAGAAAATGCAGAGGATTCCGAAGGAAGAACtctatttataaatacaa ctACTGCATGTCTTATTCAAGAGACAATGTCTAGTAACCCTCAGCAAGTAGCAGAAGCCTGCTGTTCAGATATGGCTATTACTTTTAATGGACTGACTCCCAAGAAGATGATAGTAATGATGGATGGTGTGTGCCAGCTCAGGGCATTTGGACATTATTTCAATGACACACTGATTTCCTTGccttcaaatggttcagaaaatgaCAGAGGGCTGGGAAATAATAGGACTGTGTTGTCCAGGagtgcttga